In the Gossypium raimondii isolate GPD5lz chromosome 9, ASM2569854v1, whole genome shotgun sequence genome, one interval contains:
- the LOC105799463 gene encoding calmodulin binding protein PICBP, whose translation MGGKLQAEADLDYSMESETMSTTTQSSLDNQGGRNKDKIQVEKKMKKLRSIKLSRVPSTRKGNQFRSKLSGYAASSEQSTPIDMSDASPNHIHATKSENFQVLPTAESGFKLLRSVTRKSSMKFRRPQMKKFSGGTELKKKGKKSSRREVNSQDSSTHYLNETSSDMKKEQLQASSCYSGPSFDSSDQDNNISANAKQLAYPGNKSVRVVRTSSLGPLKKLTKMASLRSKRTKKCSSISDPNVERATCSSTLKASKFPDHLEIKPGGNESDGTAVLNVCRYSYCSLHGHHHGDKPPLRRFVLMRRRAAKSQKSLKPDHRQTSGNRKKGAQTEKRVPDGDLGVAFQQTVDIREIPSIPATEGKEGSDFVDLAESVPGESSCPSHEEHLQQSNNPLKVGQQSPGTFQAFKHIDVDCSGIGEQQKAKCDTPGTNIEETKRINNGDRKSIHAPGRPEGGDVTSQEFGDPSQFANLSLKPDDTYNTCVPMGKESHKDINDAPVTGMMEEPASTIEDKKEDSDLDSGILQPRDPMASTSSTDVARKTEMENQKNFTFWKLIYRHMVTGLDAEPEIQTPRPGTNAEEQVDDLHHTHGKNDSCQEISQADKATSINDHDASNRKLEFSQSDAIKLVQQAFDKILSEIPDHSSDDQTIVSEKTSDQELLYQKQDEGKENISTSSNSIEECMVQNQEEMKIKSDKEIASEEVKAAPKEGKMSDKQMPSSWSNLKKIIILRRFVKSLEKVRNLKPKTIPYLPTAKDPEAQKIQLRHQTEKERKNAEEWMLDHALRQVISTLAPSQKRKVAMLVQAFETVIPAENGDDVRSNAAASSPTTSVQAYNEFSVDNGAGTPNENGSEISPGKLLQSEMDSTDDRGQVTVSNIAYQKLTKSSPDSKETSLICSSKEQPLCVAGSEMSGTDMNKEDTNAVGENNGNEVSIVDLSLSELEKPRPADKSLTDEDAIRTSNDKIFPVNEEVIPKEKISAPSSEVCNSGSEFDIKEMDLESSDSSNSPDQQPGTPEWPTEIGEGAQPKYKFLHSPLEKPESNFAADISKSERQKYTRLWYLIYKHMVSGGATENGSQRLQSLSDEEVQGDDASKHSRENDTDGHSSFAAGQDMIENYSPGCNNEIIKLVEEAIDEIPLPEIQQDTSDNQSVIGDVVPDLELPEKKHGQEEVKIISSSTGPAKETSEEAKTIRTELCSTLNSKEKTWSSKNVNTKMEAKGGTDAGIQSKKRVQRNWSNLKKLILLRRFVKALEKVREFNPRGPRYLPVDPAAESEKVLLRHQNMGDRKNAEEWMLDYALQQVVAKLTPERKRRVGLLVEAFETVIPAIS comes from the exons ATGGGTGGCAAGCTTCAAGCTGAAGCAGATCTTGATTATTCCATGGAATCAGAAACGATGTCCACTACAACTCAATCATCTTTGGACAATCAGGGTGGCAGAAACAAAGACAAAATACAAGtagagaagaagatgaagaaactGAGATCAATCAAGCTCTCAAGAGTTCCATCAACAAGAAAGGGAAATCAATTTCGATCCAAGTTATCAGGATATGCAGCAAGCTCGGAACAATCTACTCCTATAGACATGTCTGATGCGTCACCAAATCATATCCATGCCACAAAGTCGGAGAATTTTCAG GTATTACCGACAGCAGAATCGGGTTTTAAGCTTCTTAGAAGTGTAACCAGAAAGTCCAGCATGAAATTCAGAAGGCCACAGATGAAGAAATTTTCTGGAGGAACTGAGTTGAAGAAGAAAGGGAAGAAATCATCTAGGAGAGAGGTAAATTCTCAAGATTCATCAACTCATTACTTGAATGAAACTAGTTCTGATATGAAGAAGGAGCAGTTACAAGCGAGTTCCTGTTATTCTGGACCTAGTTTCGATAGCAGTGATCAGGATAACAACATTTCTGCAAATGCAAAACAGTTAGCTTATCCTGGTAATAAGTCCGTTAGAGTTGTAAGAACATCTAGTTTGGGACCTTTGAAGAAGTTAACTAAAATGGCAAGTTTAAGATCTAAGAGGACAAAGAAATGCTCTTCCATTTCAGACCCAAACGTAGAGAGAGCTACCTGTTCCTCCACACTCAAAGCTTCCAAATTTCCAGATCATTTAGAGATTAAACCAGGAGGAAATGAATCTGATGGAACTGCAGTCTTGAATGTCTGCCGATACAGTTATTGCTCTCTTCATGGTCATCACCATGGTGACAAACCTCCATTGAGGAGGTTTGTCTTGATGAGGAGGCGGGCCGCCAAGAGCCAGAAAAGCTTGAAACCAGACCACCGTCAAACCTCTGGTAATAGAAAGAAAGGAGCCCAGACAGAGAAAAGAGTCCCTGATGGGGATCTTGGGGTTGCATTTCAACAAACTGTTGATATCAGAGAGATCCCTTCCATACCAGCAACGGAGGGAAAGGAGGGCAGTGATTTTGTAGATTTGGCCGAGAGTGTGCCTGGTGAATCATCATGTCCAAGTCATGAAGAGCATCTGCAGCAAAGTAATAATCCGCTTAAAGTAGGACAGCAAAGTCCAGGgacatttcaagcattcaaacACATTGATGTTGATTGCAGTGGAATTGGAGAACAACAAAAGGCAAAATGTGATACCCCTGGCACCAATATTGAAGAGACTAAAAGAATCAACAATGGAGACCGTAAGTCCATTCACGCTCCGGGCCGTCCCGAAGGTGGAGATGTTACTTCACAGGAGTTTGGAGACCCATCACAGTTTGCCAATCTGTCCTTGAAGCCAGATGACACCTACAATACCTGTGTTCCAATGGGCAAAGAATCTCACAAAGATATTAATGATGCTCCTGTTACTGGGATGATGGAAGAACCAGCTTCAACCATTGAAGATAAGAAAGAAGATTCGGACCTTGATAGTGGAATCCTGCAACCTAGAGATCCTATGGCTTCTACTAGTAGTACTGACGTGGCACGCAAAACAGAGATGGAAAATCAGAAGAATTTcacattttggaaattaataTACCGGCATATGGTCACAGGTCTTGATGCTGAACCTGAAATTCAAACTCCTCGTCCTGGAACGAATGCAGAAGAGCAAGTAGATGATCTGCATCATACACATGGAAAGAATGACTCTTGTCAGGAAATTTCACAGGCAGATAAGGCCACGAGCATCAATGATCATGATGCAAGCAACCGGAAGCTTGAGTTCAGCCAAAGTGATGCCATTAAGCTGGTACAGCAAGCATTTGACAAGATCCTCTCTGAAATTCCAGACCATTCATCAGATGATCAAACAATTGTTAGTGAGAAAACTTCAGACCAGGAGCTCTTGTATCAGAAGCAAGATGAAGGCAAAGAGAACATCTCAACTTCCTCTAATTCCATTGAAGAGTGTATGGTACAGAATCAAGAAGAAATGAAGATTAAAAGTGATAAAGAAATTGCATCTGAAGAAGTGAAAGCAGCCCCAAAGGAAGGAAAAATGTCTGACAAGCAAATGCCAAGCAGCTGGAGCAATCTGAAAAAGATCATAATCCTCAGGAGATTTGTCAAGTCATTAGAGAAGGTGAGGAACTTAAAGCCAAAAACAATACCTTATCTTCCTACAGCCAAAGACCCAGAAGCACAAAAAATTCAACTGAGGCATCAAActgagaaagagagaaaaaacgCCGAGGAATGGATGCTTGACCATGCACTTCGTCAAGTGATTTCAACACTGGCTCCATCTCAGAAAAGAAAAGTTGCTATGTTGGTACAAGCTTTTGAAACCGTCATCCCAGCAGAAAATGGAGATGATGTAAGGTCCAATGCAGCAGCTTCTTCTCCTACAACTTCTGTTCAAGCCTATAATGAGTTCTCAGTTGACAATGGTGCTGGCACGccaaatgaaaatggttcagAAATCTCCCCGGGAAAACTATTGCAGTCTGAAATGGATTCCACAGATGATCGTGGCCAAGTCACTGTATCCAATATAGCATACCAGAAATTGACAAAATCATCTCCGGATTCTAAAGAAACAAGTCTTATTTGTAGCAGCAAAGAACAACCGTTGTGTGTAGCAGGCTCAGAAATGAGCGGTACAGACATGAACAAAGAAGATACTAATGCAGTTGGTGAAAATAATGGGAATGAAGTTTCGATTGTCGACCTCTCTTTGTCAGAACTTGAAAAACCCAGACCAGCTGATAAGTCCTTAACTGATGAGGATGCAATAAGGACTTCTAATGACAAAATTTTCCCAGTAAATGAAGAAGTTATCCCAAAGGAAAAAATTTCAGCTCCTAGCTCAGAAGTCTGCAATTCGGGTTCTGAATTTGATATAAAGGAGATGGATTTGGAATCTAGTGACTCAAGTAATTCACCTGATCAGCAACCTGGTACACCTGAATGGCCAACAGAAATTGGAGAAGGAGCTCAGCCAAAATATAAATTCCTCCATTCACCACTTGAAAAACCCGAGTCAAATTTCGCAGCTGATATTTCTAAGTCGGAAAGACAAAAATACACGAGGCTTTGGTACTTAATATATAAGCACATGGTGTCAGGTGGTGCCACGGAAAATGGATCACAACGGCTTCAGAGTTTATCAGATGAGGAAGTACAAGGTGATGATGCCAGCAAACATTCTAGAGAGAACGACACTGATGGTCACAGTTCATTTGCAGCAGGTCAGGACATGATTGAGAATTACTCACCAGGCTGCAACAATGAGATTATAAAGCTGGTAGAAGAAGCCATTGATGAGATACCTCTCCCAGAAATTCAACAAGACACATCAGATAATCAATCAGTTATTGGTGATGTAGTTCCAGATCTAGAACTTCCTGAGAAGAAACATGGACAAGAAGAGGTAAAAATCATCTCCAGTTCTACTGGTCCTGCTAAAGAGACTTCTGAAGAAGCTAAAACCATAAGAACAGAACTTTGTTCAACCTTGAATTCTAAAGAGAAAACATGGAGTTCTAAAAATGTCAACaccaaaatggaagcaaaaGGAGGGACAGATGCGGGAATTCAATCGAAGAAGAGAGTGCAGAGAAATTGGAGCAATCTGAAAAAATTAATCCTCCTCAGGAGATTTGTCAAGGCATTGGAAAAAGTCAGAGAATTTAACCCAAGGGGACCTAGATACCTGCCCGTAGATCCTGCAGCAGAATCAGAGAAAGTTCTCCTAAGGCATCAGAATATGGGAGACAGAAAAAATGCTGAAGAATGGATGTTAGATTATGCACTTCAACAAGTGGTTGCTAAACTAACTCCAGAAAGGAAGAGGCGAGTAGGGCTGCTTGTCGAAGCATTTGAGACTGTCATTCCGGCTATAAGTTGA
- the LOC105799464 gene encoding H/ACA ribonucleoprotein complex subunit 4: protein MSEVELSRSEKKKHKKKTAADADAKESDQDFMIKPQTTTPSIDTSQWPILLKNYDRLNVRTGHYTPLPSGFSPLKRPLAEYIRYGILNLDKPSNPSSHEVVAWIKRILRVEKTGHSGTLDPKVTGNLIVCIDRATRLVKSQQGAGKEYVCVARLHSKVPDVAKVARALESLTGAVFQRPPLISAVKRQLRIRTIYESKLLEYDVDRHLVVFWISCEAGTYVRTMCVHLGLILGVGGHMQELRRVRSGILGEKDNMVTMHDVMDAQWVYDNYRDETYLRRVIMPLEVLLTSYKRLVVKDSAVNAICYGAKLMIPGLLRFENDIEVGEEVVLMTTKGEAIALGIAEMTTAVMATCDHGVVAKIKRVVMDRDTYPRKWGLGPTASMKKKLIAEGKLDKHGKPNDSTPKEWLRNVALPTGGDSMVASLAASAEPAAVEKEKEDGEGRKRKLDDSSDSPAPVVGKKAKVEEGEAEVEKKEKKKKKHKKSEEDDDAETEEKVEKEKKKKNKDKVEASSPDTEKSEKKKKKKKSKESEETPVAVNGAGDDKSEKKKRKKKSKDAVEE, encoded by the coding sequence ATGTCTGAGGTTGAGCTCTCTCGctcagaaaagaaaaagcacaAGAAAAAAACCGCGGCTGATGCTGACGCCAAAGAGTCCGACCAAGATTTCATGATCAAACCCCAGACCACCACTCCTTCCATCGACACTTCCCAGTGGCCTATCCTTCTAAAAAATTACGACCGCCTCAACGTTCGAACTGGCCACTACACTCCTCTTCCCTCCGGTTTCTCTCCCCTCAAGCGTCCCCTTGCTGAGTACATCAGGTACGGTATTTTGAACCTTGATAAACCTTCTAACCCTTCCTCTCATGAAGTGGTTGCTTGGATTAAGCGTATTTTGCGGGTCGAAAAGACTGGCCATAGTGGAACTTTGGACCCCAAAGTCACTGGGAATCTTATTGTATGCATCGATAGAGCCACTCGGCTTGTTAAATCCCAGCAGGGTGCAGGCAAAGAGTATGTCTGTGTTGCTCGCTTGCATTCCAAAGTGCCCGACGTGGCCAAGGTTGCTAGGGCTCTTGAAAGTTTGACTGGAGCTGTTTTTCAGAGGCCGCCCTTGATTTCGGCCGTTAAAAGACAGCTTAGGATTCGAACTATTTACGAAAGTAAGCTTCTTGAGTATGATGTGGATAGGCATTTGGTTGTTTTCTGGATTTCTTGCGAGGCGGGTACTTATGTTAGGACTATGTGTGTTCATTTGGGATTAATTCTTGGGGTTGGTGGGCATATGCAGGAACTTAGGAGGGTTAGGTCTGGGATTTTAGGTGAGAAAGATAATATGGTGACCATGCATGATGTTATGGATGCTCAATGGGTTTATGATAATTATAGAGATGAGACTTATTTGAGGAGGGTGATTATGCCTCTTGAAGTCCTTTTGACTAGTTATAAGAGGCTGGTTGTGAAGGACTCTGCTGTTAATGCTATTTGTTATGGGGCGAAGTTGATGATTCCTGGATTACTGAGGTTTGAGAATGACATTGAGGTTGGGGAGGAAGTTGTGTTAATGACGACAAAAGGAGAGGCAATTGCTCTGGGAATTGCTGAAATGACCACTGCGGTTATGGCTACTTGTGATCATGGTGTGGTGGCAAAGATTAAGAGGGTAGTTATGGACAGGGATACTTATCCGAGGAAGTGGGGTTTGGGGCCAACTGCATCCATGAAGAAGAAATTGATTGCAGAAGGCAAATTGGATAAGCATGGAAAGCCAAATGACAGCACTCCTAAAGAGTGGTTAAGAAATGTCGCGTTGCCAACTGGTGGGGATTCTATGGTTGCCAGCCTAGCAGCTTCTGCTGAACCTGCGGCggtggaaaaggaaaaggaagatGGAGAGGGGCGCAAGCGCAAATTGGATGACAGCAGTGATAGCCCTGCTCCGGTTGTTGGTAAGAAAGCCAAGGTTGAGGAAGGTGAAGCTGAAGttgagaagaaagagaaaaagaagaagaaacataaGAAGAGTGAAGAGGATGATGATGCTGAAACTGAAGAGAAGGttgagaaggaaaaaaagaagaagaacaagGATAAGGTTGAAGCTTCTTCACCAGATACAGAGAAGtctgagaagaagaagaagaagaagaagagcaagGAGAGCGAGGAGACTCCTGTTGCTGTTAATGGTGCAGGGGATgataaaagtgaaaagaaaaaaaggaagaaaaaaagcaAAGATGCAGTAGAGGAGTAG